From the genome of Nakamurella flavida:
AGCTCTGCAGGGCGGCTGTCGCCGACGGGGTCCGTTCGATGGTCGTCACGGACTCCATTGTGTCAGGGGGTATTCTCCCGCGGCCTTGCCTTGACCATTCCGAGACGAACGCGGGCTGATGCCCCCGGCCCGTGGCGGCCGCCGCCCGGGACGAATGCCGTCCGGTATTCCGGTGGCTCGTTCCCGGGCCCGCCGATGGCGATGATCTTCTGCGCGTACCCCGATTGCCCTGCACGGCAGAGGATCTCGCCGGTCCGCAGGCGCGGGACGCGGGATGGACAAAGGTAATGGGACGGTCAAGAAAAGGCGTGCTGAACTGTTCCGGGTGCGCTTGGAAGAACACCGCGGATTGATCCCAGGGGGATCACCCGTGAGGGTTCTCACGTCGAGGCAACCCGCGCGCGAGTCGCGCTTGAACCCCGCCCCGTGTCCGACATGGGCGTTTCCGGCTCCGGTCCGGGACCGGCCGGTCGGTGGGGCTCGGCCGCCGCCCCGATCCGGCGCCGCGCGTCCCGGCCTGCCCGGGTGGCTCCCCGCCGGTTATGTTCCACGTTCCCGTCCGTTCAGGAGATCCCATGACGCACGTGCTGCCCCCGGCCATCGAGGTCCGCAAGATCCCCCTGCACTCGGTGTCCGACGCCTCCGAGCTGGCCGCGCTGATCGACGACGGGATCCTGGAGGCGGATCGGGTCGTCGCCGTCATCGGCAAGACCGAGGGCAACGGCGGCGTCAACGACTACACCCGGATCATCGCCGACCGGGCCTTCCGCGAGGTGCTGGTGGCCAGGGGCACCCGGTCGCCCCAGGAGGTCAAGCAGGTCCCGATCGTCTGGTCGGGCGGGACCGACGGCGTCCTGTCCCCGCACGCGACGGTGTTCGCCACCGTGCCGCCGGAGAAGGCGGTACCGAGTGACGAGCCCCGGTTGTCGGTCGGCTTCGCGATGAGCGAGGTGCTGCTGCCGGAGGACATCGGCCGGGTGGCGATGATCGAGAAGGTCGCGGCCGGCGTCCGCGAGGCGATGGCCAGGGCGGGCATCACCGACGTCGCCGACGTGCACTACGTGCAGACCAAGACCCCGCTGCTGACCATCCAGACCATCCGCGACGCCAAGTCCCGCGGGAAGACGGTGTGGACCGAGCACACCCACGAGTCGATGGACCTGTCCAACGGGGCCACCGCCCTGGGTGTCGCCGTCGCCCTGGGCGAGATCGAGATGCCGACCGATGCCGATGTCATGCACGACCGGTCGCTGTTCTCCGCGGTGGCCTCCTGCTCGTCCGGGGTGGAGCTCGACCAGGCGCAGATCGTGGTGGTCGGCAACGTCCGCGGGGTCGGCGGCCGGTACCGGATCGGCCACGGTGTCATGAAGGACGCGCTGGACGCCGACGGCATCTGGTCGGCGATCCGGGACGCCGGGCTCGACCTGCCCGACCGTCCGCACCACACCGACCTGCAGGGGCGGCTGGTCAACGTCTTCCTCAAGTGCGAGGTCAGCCAGGACGGGCAGGTCCGCGGCCGCCGCAACGCCATGCTGGACGACTCCGACGTGCACTGGCACCGGCAGATCAAGGCCTGCGTCGGCGGGGTCACCGCGTCGGTCACGGGCGATCCGGCCGCTTTCGTGTCGGTGTCCGCCGCGCACCAGGGTCCGGACGGCGGTGGCCCGGTGGCTGCCATCGTGGATCTGGGCGACGAGCCCACCGGCTACCCGCGGCCCTGAGCCCCGGACAGCGGAAGACCCCCGGCGCGGTGCGCCGAGGGTCTCCGCGGGGTACTGCCGTGGTGCCGGCGGGAGGAATCGAACCTCCCGCATCGCCCGTGCTCGACTGCCACGCCGGAGCGTCGTCTGCTGGTGTCTCCACCGTCGCATCCAGGGCCGGCAGGAGTGTCAACCGTGGCCGGGTCGGAAGTATTCCGCCGGTTCCGGGGCCGATGACCCTCAGCGCCGGAGGAACTCCAGGTCGTGGATGTCCCGGCCGTCGGCCAGGCCGCGGCGCTCGAACCGGGTGCGGGGGCGGAAGTCGGGGCGCGGGGCCCAGCCCGGGTGGGCGTTGCGCAGGTGCTTGCCGCCGGAACCCACGGCCAGCATCTGCTCGGCGTAGGGCGCCCAGTCGGTGGCGGCCCGGAACACTCCGCCGCGGCTGAGCCGGGAGGCCACCAGAGCGGCGAACTCGGCGGTGAACAGTCGGCGCTTGAGGTGCTTGGTCTTGGGCCACGGGTCGGGGAAGAACATCCAGGCCTCGGCGAGCGACGCCGGTGCGATCAG
Proteins encoded in this window:
- a CDS encoding ring-opening amidohydrolase, with amino-acid sequence MPPAIEVRKIPLHSVSDASELAALIDDGILEADRVVAVIGKTEGNGGVNDYTRIIADRAFREVLVARGTRSPQEVKQVPIVWSGGTDGVLSPHATVFATVPPEKAVPSDEPRLSVGFAMSEVLLPEDIGRVAMIEKVAAGVREAMARAGITDVADVHYVQTKTPLLTIQTIRDAKSRGKTVWTEHTHESMDLSNGATALGVAVALGEIEMPTDADVMHDRSLFSAVASCSSGVELDQAQIVVVGNVRGVGGRYRIGHGVMKDALDADGIWSAIRDAGLDLPDRPHHTDLQGRLVNVFLKCEVSQDGQVRGRRNAMLDDSDVHWHRQIKACVGGVTASVTGDPAAFVSVSAAHQGPDGGGPVAAIVDLGDEPTGYPRP